A window from Buchnera aphidicola (Mindarus abietinus) encodes these proteins:
- the acpS gene encoding holo-ACP synthase: MCIFGIGIDIVEIKRIQKIVFRLGDKLPLRILSKIEWKNFLIHKNKVFFLAKCFVIKEAASKALGIGIQKKISFKNFQIENDSFGKPKLSLLKEAKKLAIFFKIKRIHVSYTDERMYASAVVIMEK, from the coding sequence ATGTGTATTTTTGGAATAGGAATAGATATTGTTGAAATTAAAAGAATTCAGAAAATAGTATTTCGTTTGGGTGACAAACTTCCTCTTAGAATTCTATCCAAAATAGAATGGAAGAATTTTTTAATTCATAAAAATAAAGTTTTTTTTTTAGCTAAATGTTTTGTAATAAAAGAAGCTGCTTCTAAAGCATTAGGTATTGGAATTCAAAAAAAAATATCTTTTAAAAATTTTCAAATAGAAAATGATAGTTTTGGAAAACCGAAATTAAGTCTTCTTAAAGAAGCAAAAAAATTAGCTATTTTTTTTAAAATTAAAAGAATTCATGTAAGTTATACAGATGAAAGAATGTATGCCTCTGCAGTGGTAATAATGGAAAAGTAA
- the era gene encoding GTPase Era, which yields MKNKQTYFGKLIIVGKSNTGKSTLLNKLMNKKISITSFRKNSTRSCITGIKTEKKHQFVYLDTPGMIDNPKKREIIKRIIKKEKKCACILYMTKYLCWDSIDTFFLKNIKKYDIPIILLINQIDKVKKKENLLPYIKNIKNKFNFSEIIPISAKTGENINTLSFFIKKKLFLSSHLFPKEYITHSSTIFIVTEIIRKQTLFFLKKELPYNTKIMVQSFKIINNNYYIQAVIKTNYEKHKKIFIGKNGNMIKKLSLSSRKNIELNFRKKIHLFLKIM from the coding sequence GTGAAAAATAAACAAACTTATTTTGGTAAATTAATAATTGTTGGAAAATCCAATACAGGAAAATCTACATTATTAAATAAATTAATGAATAAAAAAATTTCTATTACATCATTTAGAAAAAATAGTACTCGAAGTTGTATAACAGGAATAAAAACAGAAAAAAAACATCAATTTGTTTATTTAGATACTCCTGGAATGATCGATAATCCAAAAAAAAGAGAAATTATTAAACGAATTATTAAAAAAGAAAAAAAATGTGCATGTATATTATACATGACTAAATATTTATGCTGGGACAGCATTGATACTTTTTTTCTAAAAAATATTAAAAAATATGATATACCTATAATTTTATTAATTAATCAAATTGATAAAGTTAAAAAAAAAGAAAATCTTTTACCCTATATAAAAAACATAAAAAATAAATTTAATTTTTCAGAAATTATTCCTATTTCAGCTAAGACAGGAGAAAATATAAATACTTTATCATTTTTTATTAAAAAAAAATTATTTTTATCATCACACTTATTTCCTAAAGAATATATCACTCATTCTTCTACTATTTTTATAGTAACAGAAATAATACGAAAACAAACGTTATTCTTTTTAAAAAAAGAATTGCCTTATAATACAAAAATTATGGTTCAATCATTTAAAATTATTAATAATAATTATTATATTCAAGCTGTTATAAAAACAAATTACGAAAAACACAAAAAAATTTTTATTGGAAAAAATGGAAATATGATAAAAAAATTAAGTTTATCTTCTAGAAAAAATATAGAGTTGAACTTTAGAAAAAAAATTCATCTTTTTCTTAAAATTATGTAA